The Solibacillus sp. FSL W7-1436 genome window below encodes:
- a CDS encoding 4-hydroxyphenylacetate 3-hydroxylase family protein — MHTGKSYLESLNDGRVVYLNGEKIDNVVEHPAYENSAKSYSRLYDALHDPEKQSILTGINEYGDRTHKFFITPKNADDLLGARDAIAEWSKLNFGFMGRTPDYKASFLGHLNAYSDYYVGFEENAKAWYRKASKELPFVNHTVINPQMDRSKSLHENKDVFVRVVKERDDGIIVKGAKMVGTAAALTHYNFVANYGPKSLGDGDVSHALIFLVPMNAPGLKMISRQSYEFSAKVNGSPFDYPLSSRFDENDAVIVLDNVFIPWEDVLAYKNVEVSNNFVPATHFVNRFSFHGCTRLGVKLDFMLGLILKATEFSGTHQFRGVQANIGEIVAMRNMIWSLSTAMATNPDIGMSGIAVPNGEAASAYRVLAPEVWVKVVHIFEQVVAGGLIQLPSSAADFNNPEIRPYLDEYYRGTGVDAESRVKLLKMVWDAIGSEFGGRHELYEVNYAGNHENIRLEALYHGMATGNVDYFKSVVDSAMSDYDLNGWTNPVWKTKSNVTI, encoded by the coding sequence ATGCATACTGGTAAAAGTTACTTGGAAAGCCTAAATGATGGTCGTGTTGTTTATTTGAATGGTGAAAAGATTGATAATGTTGTAGAACATCCAGCCTATGAAAATTCTGCAAAATCATATTCACGTCTTTATGATGCATTGCATGATCCGGAAAAACAATCCATATTAACTGGAATTAATGAGTATGGTGACCGTACACATAAATTTTTTATAACTCCAAAGAATGCGGACGATTTATTAGGGGCGCGCGACGCTATTGCAGAATGGTCTAAATTAAATTTTGGATTCATGGGCCGTACACCTGATTACAAAGCTTCGTTCCTCGGACATTTAAATGCCTACTCGGATTATTACGTAGGTTTTGAAGAGAATGCAAAAGCATGGTACCGAAAAGCATCGAAAGAGCTGCCGTTTGTTAATCATACAGTCATTAATCCGCAAATGGATCGTTCAAAATCATTGCATGAAAACAAAGACGTTTTCGTTCGTGTTGTGAAGGAAAGAGACGACGGGATTATCGTAAAGGGGGCAAAAATGGTAGGGACAGCTGCCGCTTTGACTCACTATAATTTTGTCGCTAACTATGGACCAAAATCCCTTGGTGATGGAGATGTGAGTCATGCGTTGATTTTCCTTGTTCCAATGAATGCGCCGGGATTAAAAATGATCAGCCGTCAATCATATGAGTTCAGTGCTAAAGTAAACGGTTCTCCATTCGACTATCCATTATCAAGTCGTTTTGATGAAAATGATGCGGTCATTGTTTTGGATAATGTATTTATCCCATGGGAAGATGTTCTAGCTTATAAAAATGTGGAAGTTTCTAATAACTTCGTGCCAGCCACACATTTCGTCAATCGTTTTAGCTTCCATGGATGTACGCGTTTAGGTGTTAAACTGGACTTTATGTTAGGACTAATTTTAAAAGCAACGGAGTTTTCTGGTACGCATCAATTTAGAGGTGTTCAGGCAAATATAGGAGAAATTGTTGCGATGCGTAATATGATTTGGTCATTATCAACAGCTATGGCGACAAACCCTGATATAGGTATGAGCGGAATTGCTGTTCCTAATGGTGAAGCTGCCAGTGCATATCGTGTCCTTGCACCGGAAGTATGGGTTAAGGTCGTTCATATTTTCGAACAAGTAGTCGCTGGAGGTCTAATTCAACTGCCATCAAGTGCAGCTGACTTCAACAATCCTGAAATTCGTCCGTATTTAGATGAGTACTATCGCGGCACAGGTGTAGATGCTGAATCACGTGTGAAATTATTGAAAATGGTATGGGATGCAATCGGTTCTGAGTTTGGCGGCCGCCATGAATTATACGAAGTAAACTACGCAGGTAACCATGAAAACATTCGACTGGAAGCGTTATATCATGGGATGGCTACAGGGAATGTGGACTATTTCAAATCTGTTGTAGACAGTGCAATGTCGGACTACGATTTAAATGGATGGACAAACCCGGTCTGGAAAACAAAATCAAACGTTACTATTTAA
- a CDS encoding flavin reductase family protein, which translates to MTALSFRQAMGQFATGVTVITTLNDAEPHGMTANGFMSISLDPELVAISIGHKAATLDKIKASNMFGVSILKYEQIDVSKRFAGQIQVDSPFEFEYVENFPLIPNSIMRTVCEVVEQVEAGDHTIFLGKPKLIEVNEGDPLLFYQGKYRQVEEMKVIQKT; encoded by the coding sequence ATGACAGCACTATCATTTAGACAAGCTATGGGACAATTTGCAACAGGTGTCACGGTTATTACTACTTTAAATGATGCAGAGCCGCATGGAATGACTGCAAATGGTTTTATGTCCATCTCACTCGATCCTGAATTAGTCGCAATTTCAATCGGTCATAAAGCGGCTACATTGGATAAAATCAAAGCGTCAAATATGTTCGGTGTTAGTATTTTAAAGTATGAACAAATTGATGTTTCCAAAAGATTCGCAGGTCAGATTCAAGTAGACAGCCCTTTTGAATTTGAGTATGTTGAGAACTTTCCGTTAATCCCTAATTCAATCATGCGCACAGTTTGTGAAGTAGTCGAACAAGTCGAGGCAGGCGATCATACAATTTTTTTAGGGAAGCCGAAGTTAATTGAAGTTAATGAAGGCGATCCGCTATTATTTTACCAAGGTAAGTACCGGCAAGTTGAAGAGATGAAAGTAATTCAAAAAACTTAG
- a CDS encoding S-layer homology domain-containing protein — translation MKNVFSLLLVFLLAVSTMLHASPTSAEQVFTDVPPKHSNYQDIAYLLNKGIISADKKTYGVKDIVTREEVAVMVAKAVGLDGTQRATKFKDVPKSHKNSGYIQSAVEAGIINGYTDGTFKPTAKVTRGHMAAFIARAFDLPNGTKTFKDVKKGHTAYEAVSQLAAAKITTGYEDGTFKPANNLTRAHISAFLARAVKYQESLGTTSSKLNVHFLDVGQGDSIFVQAPNGKTMLIDAGTKEYGSTVVAYLKSKNVKKLDYVVATHPDADHIGGLTAVLENFTVGEFINSGKVHTTATYENLLQMVAEKKIPYKEPKVGDLISLDSTMKIQVLAVNAQASDMNDASIVLKLTYQKMSFLLMGDADAGIEEQIAKKYDVSATILKAGHHGSSSSSSLGFLQKVNPKAVILSYEEGNSYGHPHKEVLTNIKAVGTKAYATAQDGTIVVTTNGQSYSISAKEFIVPNTTPEKPKGDANSGTYVIPGAPTAFKNCTEMRVYYPKGVSSSHPAYATARDGDKDGWACEL, via the coding sequence ATGAAAAATGTATTTAGTTTATTATTAGTGTTTCTTCTAGCTGTATCCACGATGCTACATGCTTCACCGACAAGTGCGGAACAAGTGTTTACTGATGTACCGCCAAAGCATAGTAATTATCAGGATATAGCTTATTTATTGAATAAAGGGATTATTAGTGCTGACAAAAAGACGTACGGTGTGAAAGATATTGTGACGCGCGAAGAAGTGGCTGTCATGGTTGCAAAAGCTGTCGGTCTTGATGGGACACAGCGAGCAACAAAATTTAAAGATGTTCCGAAGTCACATAAAAACAGCGGATATATTCAATCAGCTGTAGAAGCAGGTATCATTAATGGCTATACGGACGGGACGTTTAAACCGACGGCGAAAGTGACACGCGGTCATATGGCGGCATTTATTGCACGTGCATTTGATTTACCGAATGGCACGAAAACATTTAAAGATGTAAAAAAAGGGCATACGGCATATGAAGCAGTGAGCCAATTAGCTGCAGCAAAAATTACAACGGGTTATGAAGACGGTACATTCAAGCCAGCGAATAATTTAACGCGTGCTCATATTTCCGCATTTTTAGCACGTGCTGTGAAATATCAGGAAAGCTTAGGGACAACATCTTCCAAACTGAACGTACACTTTCTGGATGTTGGACAAGGGGACTCGATTTTCGTTCAAGCACCTAATGGGAAAACAATGCTAATTGATGCAGGGACGAAAGAATACGGCAGCACGGTTGTTGCTTATTTGAAATCTAAAAATGTGAAGAAACTTGATTACGTAGTAGCGACACATCCGGATGCCGATCATATCGGTGGATTGACTGCAGTACTGGAAAACTTTACGGTTGGCGAATTTATTAACAGCGGAAAAGTCCATACAACAGCAACGTATGAAAACTTACTGCAGATGGTGGCCGAAAAGAAAATTCCGTATAAAGAGCCAAAAGTGGGGGACTTGATTTCATTGGATTCAACTATGAAAATTCAAGTTTTAGCTGTCAATGCGCAAGCAAGTGATATGAATGATGCTTCCATCGTATTAAAACTGACGTATCAAAAAATGTCCTTCTTGTTGATGGGCGATGCAGATGCAGGAATCGAGGAGCAAATTGCGAAGAAATACGATGTTTCCGCAACGATTTTAAAAGCTGGTCATCACGGTTCAAGTTCGAGTAGCTCGCTTGGGTTTTTACAGAAGGTAAATCCGAAAGCGGTTATTTTAAGCTATGAAGAGGGTAACAGCTATGGCCATCCGCATAAAGAAGTGCTTACAAACATTAAAGCGGTTGGTACAAAAGCTTACGCAACTGCTCAGGATGGAACAATTGTTGTGACTACGAACGGTCAATCCTACTCAATTAGTGCGAAAGAGTTCATCGTGCCGAATACAACACCTGAAAAACCAAAAGGTGATGCAAATTCCGGGACATATGTCATTCCGGGAGCACCGACTGCATTTAAAAACTGTACAGAAATGCGGGTTTATTATCCGAAAGGTGTCAGCTCATCGCATCCCGCTTATGCAACGGCAAGAGACGGCGATAAAGATGGCTGGGCTTGTGAATTATAA